A stretch of DNA from Methanogenium sp. S4BF:
TGGCTTCTTTTATTCAGGCTGCGGCAGGAAGAGAACCCTGCGATACTATTTTTACGAATGCCCGGGTATTCTGTCCGTTTACCGGTGAGTGGGAAGATAATGCATCGTTTGGTGTAAAAGATGGGCGTGTGGCAGGATTTGGGGCGTATACGGCAGAACAGACCATCGATCTGCGGGGGAAACGCGTCATCCCCGGACTGATTGATGCGCATGTACATATTGAAAGCTCTCTTCTGACCCCGGCAGAGTATGCCCGGGCGGTGATCCCGCACGGGACCACCACGGTGTTTGCCGATCCGCATGAGATCGCGAATGTCGCAGGCACGAAGGGGCTTAGGTATATGCTGCGTGAGAGCTCGGAGGTGGCGCTTGATATCAGGCTGATGCTTCCGTCCTGCGTCCCGGCGACACCGCTTGACCGGGGAGGGGCTGTTCTCTCCTGCCGGGACCTTGCACCCTTCACAGAAGAAGACGGGGTGACCGGCATCGGTGAAGTGATGAACGTGCCGGGCGTCCTCGCAGAAGACACGGACCTGCTCTGCAAGATTGGTCTGTCTCCGGTTGTGGACGGGCATGCACCGCTTCTTTCGGGTGAAGCACTCTGTGCATATATTGCAGCAGGCATCCAGAGTGACCACGAATGCACGGGTGCCCGTGAGGCTGCAGAGAAACTCCGGCGCGGGATGTACATCATGCTGCGTGAAGGGTCTACAGAGAAGAACCTCAGTGCTCTGGCTGAGGTGGTGACGCCTGCCACCGCTCCCCGGTGTTGTTTTGCAACCGATGACCGGCATGCAGATATGCTCGCAGAAGACGGGCATATTGACGATTGT
This window harbors:
- the ade gene encoding adenine deaminase; translated protein: MASFIQAAAGREPCDTIFTNARVFCPFTGEWEDNASFGVKDGRVAGFGAYTAEQTIDLRGKRVIPGLIDAHVHIESSLLTPAEYARAVIPHGTTTVFADPHEIANVAGTKGLRYMLRESSEVALDIRLMLPSCVPATPLDRGGAVLSCRDLAPFTEEDGVTGIGEVMNVPGVLAEDTDLLCKIGLSPVVDGHAPLLSGEALCAYIAAGIQSDHECTGAREAAEKLRRGMYIMLREGSTEKNLSALAEVVTPATAPRCCFATDDRHADMLAEDGHIDDCIRRAVDAGIEPETAYRMATLSAAERFGLNDRGALAPGRRADFCVLDDTGPCTVTDTYIGGVRWTDSGYRRPDVLHVPFSCAPLTEESIAIHGSGTARVVGLVPGQILTHELSAEVDGAALPDSSRDLLKLVVCDRYHRAGCGVGIVNGFGILDGAIAASVAHDSHNLIAVGSDDSSIIRAAEMVIAADGGMAAVSGDRSAFLPLECGGLMSSLPYDEVAASLRSLEACIRTTGCINNPFMYLSFCALTVIPEIRVTERGVFDVGAFADVPLFSSRIE